A genomic window from Lactobacillus sp. ESL0677 includes:
- a CDS encoding PTS sugar transporter subunit IIC, whose translation MIDFFTRTVVWLRQRSFFQATQRTLVMLMPIAVLGSYFQLLFDLVFSPNGLIYNIFGLDKILSDHLWYAGSFVSRGMVQVTFGVFGVYATYFMARYTARIYQRDSTMAGMAAVLVILFCAYASSSGRDSRVPFTASLLQVDGVFIALIVGYCVGQVFHLLGKRYVLVKRENVKWIRHRAWASVLPMVVSLILGIILGVIIYELQLKMLNSASFNEIVSRMQTTNNLAEGMLLSAVITLLGWLGIGYPLRSMSGTINNAYTAENLTYALHHGNSWNVPYKFLGSSLINNYGTMGGTSIVLAIIVVLLLRQKNHEIEALALLSLLPVAFSSTLGFAVGMPLILNPLFILPILVLPLINMLLAACAISLHILPVSVYPILKGTPGILIPFFGTNGDWVALVFPIILLVLDACLLLPIIKIGEKIEPRLNPEQEGAINAQK comes from the coding sequence ATGATTGATTTTTTTACAAGGACTGTAGTGTGGTTGCGGCAACGTTCATTTTTTCAAGCAACGCAAAGAACACTAGTAATGTTAATGCCGATTGCTGTTTTGGGTTCATATTTTCAACTTTTATTTGATCTTGTATTTTCGCCTAACGGGTTGATTTACAATATTTTTGGTTTGGATAAAATTTTGTCAGATCATTTATGGTATGCTGGTTCCTTTGTAAGTCGCGGAATGGTGCAGGTGACTTTTGGCGTTTTTGGCGTTTATGCCACCTATTTTATGGCGCGTTATACTGCTCGAATATATCAGCGCGATTCAACAATGGCTGGCATGGCGGCTGTGTTAGTTATTCTTTTTTGCGCGTATGCTTCAAGTAGCGGCCGCGATAGTCGCGTGCCCTTTACAGCTAGCTTATTGCAGGTTGATGGTGTGTTTATTGCGTTAATCGTCGGTTATTGTGTGGGGCAGGTTTTTCATCTTTTGGGCAAACGGTACGTTCTTGTTAAAAGAGAGAACGTTAAATGGATTCGTCATCGGGCGTGGGCAAGTGTGCTGCCAATGGTCGTATCATTGATTTTAGGTATTATTTTAGGAGTTATTATTTATGAACTCCAACTAAAAATGTTAAATTCTGCGAGTTTTAATGAAATTGTCAGCCGAATGCAAACGACCAATAATTTGGCTGAAGGCATGTTATTATCGGCAGTAATCACGTTGTTAGGGTGGTTAGGCATTGGCTATCCACTACGTTCAATGTCGGGAACGATTAACAATGCTTATACAGCAGAAAATTTGACTTATGCGTTGCATCACGGTAATTCATGGAATGTACCGTACAAATTTTTAGGTAGTTCACTAATTAATAATTATGGGACGATGGGTGGTACAAGTATTGTGCTGGCAATTATTGTGGTGCTTTTGCTTAGACAAAAAAATCATGAGATTGAGGCGTTGGCACTGCTCAGCTTATTACCAGTAGCGTTTAGCTCAACATTGGGCTTTGCTGTGGGGATGCCGCTAATTTTAAATCCGTTGTTTATTTTGCCGATATTAGTATTGCCGCTGATAAATATGCTGCTTGCTGCCTGTGCGATTAGTCTTCATATTTTACCCGTGTCAGTCTATCCGATTTTAAAGGGTACACCGGGAATTTTAATTCCGTTTTTCGGTACTAATGGTGATTGGGTGGCATTAGTTTTCCCGATAATTTTGTTAGTGTTGGATGCTTGTCTATTGTTACCGATTATTAAAATTGGTGAGAAGATTGAGCCTCGGCTTAATCCTGAACAAGAAGGTGCGATTAATGCGCAAAAATAA
- a CDS encoding DUF975 family protein, whose translation MTRAELKAEAKEKLHGNWRWAVGVALIISVINLIVSSPSYMQFAVRGNIAGMDYKVQLQWLLQIGLSIFISFFALSYAVTFLNLCDGRKDNVIKSAFSAFYDNLFIPELLNYLMQNVFEFLWFLLLVIPGLIKSYSYAMTPYIVKDMVDSGQHVGFTAGVTASKDLMAGHKWELFVLDLSFMGWYILLYVVSGLISFGLTALISITSLYQVFAHAAIIGLCVGIGSLVLTPYIQATKAEFYRNLAGNQFRE comes from the coding sequence ATGACCAGAGCAGAATTAAAAGCAGAGGCAAAAGAAAAATTACATGGTAATTGGCGCTGGGCTGTTGGCGTAGCATTGATTATTTCTGTAATTAATTTAATTGTTTCTAGTCCTAGTTATATGCAGTTTGCTGTGCGCGGTAACATTGCGGGAATGGATTACAAGGTTCAGCTGCAATGGTTATTGCAAATTGGCTTATCAATTTTTATTAGTTTTTTTGCATTGAGTTACGCGGTCACCTTTTTAAATTTATGTGATGGTCGTAAGGATAACGTTATTAAGTCGGCTTTTTCGGCCTTTTATGATAATCTTTTTATTCCAGAACTGCTCAATTATTTGATGCAAAATGTTTTTGAATTTTTATGGTTTTTATTGTTAGTTATCCCCGGGTTAATTAAGTCTTATTCTTACGCGATGACGCCTTATATTGTAAAAGACATGGTAGATAGTGGTCAGCATGTTGGGTTTACTGCTGGGGTGACAGCTAGCAAAGACTTAATGGCTGGACACAAGTGGGAGTTGTTTGTCCTCGACCTGAGTTTTATGGGCTGGTATATTTTGCTGTATGTAGTGAGCGGCTTAATTAGTTTTGGATTAACCGCTTTGATTAGTATTACGAGTCTTTATCAAGTGTTTGCTCACGCGGCAATAATTGGCCTATGTGTTGGTATTGGTTCATTAGTACTGACACCATATATTCAAGCGACTAAGGCAGAATTTTACCGGAATTTGGCGGGTAACCAATTTAGGGAATAA
- a CDS encoding ATP-dependent Clp protease ATP-binding subunit, which yields MAYFDNDFDNLFNELNNSFFGNMKDSDNGSIPIHYSGDMHLSPQNFNGQSPVAGPDPKQDKPIGVDLVEQAKKHKYDPVIGRDEQIQEVIEILSRRKKNNPVLVGPAGVGKTAIVEGLAQKIASGDVPDKMKDKHIIDVNINDMVAGSSLRGSFEERLKKVIDQAKKDPNIILFIDELHNIVGAGSTDSENNSGDAANILKPALASGDLNLIGATTTSEYRRIENDAALARRFQPVQVPEPSADVTVKILEGLKKKYEEYHHVKYDDSALRLAVELSQRYIQGRYLPDKAIDLMDEAGAKKGLDTVPEDEASLQERIGHLEHEKREAAEKEDYTRASDLKKQIKELTDKKDHVHDVATPRVTAQDIYALIEARTKIPMSELHASEGQHNLDLAKRLKKAVIDQDSAIDIITDAIARKQVFKDNDRPTGSFLLTGPTGVGKTELAKQLAIQLFGGENHLIRLDMSEYQDQMAVNKLIGSAPGYVGYGEGGQLTEKVRHQPYSLILFDEIEKANPQVFNALLQIMDDGRLTDAQGRTVSFKDTILIMTSNAGFSDNLLKDGKVDHDKMIQALEAYFRPEFLNRLDAIVPFNSLSEEDMTKIIDIYLKKMDQVLAKRKVQVDVSHETKAYIAEKGYDKKFGARPLRRVVEQDLETPIAKLLMKEPDTKEVKFTADDKHVYLNGEAILDINPKVEADAEKVAKEEK from the coding sequence ATGGCATACTTTGATAACGATTTTGATAATTTATTTAACGAATTAAACAATTCCTTCTTTGGTAATATGAAGGATTCTGACAACGGCTCAATACCAATCCATTATTCAGGTGATATGCACCTATCGCCGCAAAATTTTAATGGTCAAAGTCCGGTTGCTGGTCCAGACCCTAAGCAGGACAAGCCAATTGGTGTTGACTTAGTTGAGCAGGCAAAAAAGCATAAATACGATCCCGTAATTGGTCGTGATGAGCAAATTCAGGAAGTAATTGAAATTTTAAGTCGGCGGAAAAAGAATAATCCTGTCTTAGTCGGTCCTGCCGGTGTTGGTAAGACAGCGATTGTTGAGGGCTTGGCACAAAAGATTGCGAGCGGTGATGTTCCAGACAAAATGAAGGACAAGCATATTATCGATGTTAATATTAATGATATGGTTGCAGGTTCTAGTTTGCGGGGCAGTTTTGAAGAACGCCTGAAGAAGGTCATTGACCAAGCTAAAAAAGATCCGAACATTATCTTGTTCATTGATGAATTGCACAATATTGTCGGTGCTGGCTCAACTGATTCTGAAAATAATAGCGGCGATGCTGCCAACATTTTGAAGCCAGCTTTGGCTAGCGGTGATTTGAATTTAATTGGGGCAACAACCACCAGTGAATACCGTAGAATTGAAAACGATGCAGCTTTGGCCCGGCGTTTCCAACCAGTACAAGTACCAGAGCCATCGGCTGATGTGACTGTTAAAATTCTGGAAGGCTTAAAGAAAAAGTATGAAGAATATCACCATGTTAAATATGATGACAGTGCTTTGCGCTTAGCCGTTGAATTGTCACAGCGTTACATTCAAGGTCGGTATTTACCAGATAAGGCAATCGACTTAATGGATGAAGCTGGTGCCAAAAAAGGTCTGGATACTGTTCCCGAAGATGAAGCTAGTCTGCAGGAGCGAATTGGGCATCTTGAACACGAGAAGAGAGAGGCTGCTGAAAAGGAAGACTATACTAGAGCTAGTGATTTAAAGAAGCAAATCAAGGAATTGACCGATAAAAAGGATCATGTTCATGATGTTGCAACGCCGCGAGTTACGGCTCAAGATATTTATGCCTTAATTGAAGCAAGAACCAAGATTCCGATGAGTGAATTGCACGCAAGCGAGGGGCAACATAATCTTGACTTAGCTAAACGACTAAAGAAGGCGGTAATTGATCAAGATAGTGCGATTGATATTATTACCGACGCGATTGCGCGTAAGCAAGTTTTCAAAGATAATGATCGCCCAACTGGTTCATTCCTGCTCACTGGCCCAACTGGTGTTGGTAAGACAGAACTGGCCAAGCAATTAGCAATTCAGTTGTTCGGTGGTGAAAACCACTTGATTCGCCTCGATATGTCAGAGTATCAAGACCAAATGGCAGTTAACAAATTAATAGGTTCTGCTCCAGGTTATGTTGGTTATGGTGAGGGTGGTCAATTAACTGAAAAAGTCCGTCACCAGCCGTATAGTTTGATTTTGTTTGATGAAATTGAAAAGGCTAACCCACAAGTCTTCAACGCATTATTACAAATTATGGATGATGGTCGCTTAACAGATGCTCAAGGCAGGACTGTTTCCTTCAAGGATACAATCTTAATTATGACTTCTAATGCCGGCTTTTCTGATAATCTACTTAAAGATGGCAAAGTTGACCACGATAAGATGATTCAGGCACTAGAAGCTTACTTTAGACCTGAGTTCTTGAACCGTCTGGATGCAATTGTACCGTTTAACTCTTTGAGTGAAGAAGATATGACCAAGATTATCGATATTTACCTCAAGAAGATGGACCAAGTTCTTGCCAAGAGAAAAGTTCAGGTTGATGTTTCACATGAAACTAAGGCCTATATCGCAGAGAAGGGTTACGACAAGAAATTTGGTGCACGGCCATTGCGTCGGGTAGTTGAGCAAGATTTGGAAACGCCAATTGCTAAATTGTTAATGAAGGAACCAGATACTAAAGAAGTTAAGTTTACTGCTGATGATAAGCATGTTTACTTGAACGGTGAGGCGATATTGGATATTAATCCCAAGGTAGAAGCCGACGCCGAAAAAGTCGCAAAAGAAGAGAAATAA
- a CDS encoding branched-chain amino acid aminotransferase, whose amino-acid sequence MMKQKLADLDWNNLGFEYRDLPYRYEAKYKDGEWQEGKLVEDSTVTLSEGAEVLHYGQEIFEGLKAYRRKDGKINLFRPDQNAHRFALSAERLAMPPYPEDKFVEAVKQVVLANKEYVPPYDSGATLYVRPFMIGTSQALGVAAATEYTLRIFATPVGAYIKGLNPAAYKVSPYDRAAYAGTGQAKTSGNYASSLLPSVEAHKEGFADCLYLDPREHKYVDEFGGANFFGITQEGQFVTPKSESILVSITKRSLLEVAKRQGLNPVERQITLEEAFKMKEAGAMGTAAVISPVGSITYKGQKHVIYSEDKTGPVTTKLYNELIAIQYGDKEGPEGWVQTID is encoded by the coding sequence CTGATGAAACAAAAATTAGCAGATCTTGATTGGAATAATCTAGGCTTTGAATATCGCGATCTACCATATCGTTATGAAGCTAAATATAAAGATGGTGAATGGCAAGAAGGAAAATTAGTCGAAGATTCGACTGTGACTCTTTCCGAAGGTGCGGAAGTGTTGCACTATGGTCAGGAAATTTTCGAAGGTCTGAAGGCTTATCGTAGAAAAGACGGTAAAATTAATCTGTTCCGGCCTGATCAAAATGCCCACCGGTTTGCTTTATCAGCTGAACGTTTAGCAATGCCGCCATATCCAGAAGATAAATTTGTTGAGGCGGTTAAGCAAGTTGTGTTGGCTAATAAAGAATATGTTCCACCATATGATAGCGGTGCAACGCTTTATGTTCGGCCATTTATGATTGGCACCTCACAAGCTTTGGGTGTTGCTGCAGCGACAGAATATACTCTGCGGATTTTCGCTACACCAGTTGGTGCATATATTAAAGGCTTGAATCCAGCAGCTTACAAAGTTAGTCCGTATGACCGTGCTGCTTATGCTGGTACGGGTCAAGCTAAGACTTCGGGGAACTATGCCAGCAGCTTATTGCCATCAGTTGAAGCACATAAAGAAGGCTTTGCCGATTGCTTGTACCTTGATCCACGTGAGCACAAGTATGTTGATGAATTTGGTGGTGCTAACTTCTTCGGTATTACTCAAGAAGGTCAATTTGTCACACCAAAATCCGAATCAATTTTGGTTTCAATCACTAAGAGATCTCTGCTCGAAGTTGCTAAGCGTCAAGGCTTGAACCCAGTTGAACGTCAAATTACTTTGGAAGAAGCCTTTAAGATGAAGGAAGCTGGCGCAATGGGCACGGCTGCCGTAATTTCGCCAGTTGGTTCAATCACTTACAAGGGACAAAAGCATGTCATTTACAGTGAAGACAAGACTGGCCCTGTCACAACTAAGTTGTACAATGAATTGATTGCTATCCAATATGGTGATAAAGAGGGCCCTGAAGGTTGGGTACAAACAATTGATTAA
- a CDS encoding alpha/beta hydrolase, with protein sequence MNKKVRLMRKNKNFKWICLLIIILLLLAIPGYNWMKKSNNARAERSKSLLSPVIMVPGSSATTERFNQLIDQLNKTTLHHHSVLKINVSRESKLSYTGSIGKNDLEPFIIIGFDNNKDGYANIKKQAHWLDIAFDSLMSNYKFNNFKAFGHSNGGLIWTYWLEHYYADYSSETKMKCLMTLGTPYNFTENNMANHTQMLADFIKSRSKLPKNLRVYSLSGGKNYESDGIVPESSVAAGKFIFQNQVKSYTAMTVTGKEADHSDLPQNKQVVQLIRQYLLRSERQPKPNK encoded by the coding sequence CTGAACAAGAAGGTGCGATTAATGCGCAAAAATAAGAATTTTAAGTGGATTTGTTTGCTGATAATCATATTACTGTTGCTGGCAATTCCAGGATATAATTGGATGAAGAAATCCAACAATGCTCGTGCTGAACGCAGTAAATCATTATTGTCGCCAGTGATTATGGTTCCGGGGTCGAGTGCGACAACTGAGCGGTTTAACCAGTTAATCGACCAGCTGAATAAGACAACACTGCATCATCATAGCGTTTTAAAAATTAATGTTTCACGTGAATCAAAACTTTCTTACACCGGTTCAATTGGTAAAAATGACCTAGAACCGTTCATTATTATTGGCTTTGATAATAATAAGGATGGTTATGCCAATATTAAAAAGCAGGCACATTGGTTGGATATTGCCTTTGACTCGCTAATGAGTAATTATAAATTCAATAATTTTAAGGCGTTTGGTCATTCTAACGGTGGCTTAATTTGGACGTACTGGCTTGAGCATTATTATGCAGACTATTCTAGTGAGACGAAAATGAAGTGCCTGATGACCTTAGGGACGCCGTATAATTTTACGGAAAATAATATGGCTAATCACACGCAAATGCTGGCTGATTTTATTAAAAGTCGCTCCAAATTGCCTAAGAATTTGCGAGTGTATTCATTATCCGGTGGTAAAAATTATGAGTCAGATGGCATCGTTCCTGAATCAAGTGTTGCAGCAGGCAAGTTTATTTTTCAAAATCAGGTTAAATCATATACGGCAATGACAGTTACGGGTAAAGAAGCCGACCATTCGGATTTGCCACAAAATAAGCAGGTTGTTCAATTGATTAGACAATATTTGTTGAGGTCGGAAAGACAACCAAAGCCAAATAAATAA
- a CDS encoding ATP-binding cassette domain-containing protein, whose amino-acid sequence MKYQEQPTQIEVRGGRVNNLKNINVNIPLHKFVAISGLSGSGKSSLAMGILYAEGARRYLDSLATYTRRRISQVGRATVDEVKHIPSALALRQRPTIPGVRSTVGTVTEIFNILRLIFSRLGSPVCPNGHRVAPTIKIAQAMDLSGDAMGQIICPTCGVKFYAFSAEDFAFNSDGACTQCQGLGTVEQIDDDKIIADKNLSLEQGAVATWQIPGRNWMWRIARELGVRTDIPYKELTAKEKQIVLHGEERKIPIDLPTSTGRVYHLDALYENAYNAVANSRKTTKSERGLERINAFYRFSTCPRCHGSRIDPSRWTQLVAGKNIVAAEQLTLGELGDYMQAILTELPEDMQALAQNLTGELMHQVKPLLKLGLDYLSLARQASTLSTGELQRIQLGRTLRTETTGVLYVLDEPSVGLHSDNVAGLIDVFHELVNQGNSLVVVDHETSIINAADWIIEIGPGSGSQGGQIIAQGTPNQIKQNENSHIGPYLTGDAPLQVRLQAKEDTLFAKGKIAFTVTDRFNLHDVHAQIPVGRLTSITGFSGAGKTTMILDSLLPALEAQKKSESGPAWVKDLAASGITNVISVNSAPVGKNQRSTVATYTDIMTNLRKLFANQPLAKQLKYKATHFSYNNKEGACPACGGTGVIALDIQYLPDMVETCSVCGGRRYNSKVLQVKWQGLSIADVLALSVDDVLNQGLFAKVPAIQKTVTTLHDMGLGYLHLGESTPALSGGEAQRLKLTSHLHRKQKGSLFVFDEPTVGLHPYDVRTLLVVLQKLLAQQATIITITHDLDVIANSDYMIDMGPRGGQQGGKIVAKGMPVDISKNSTSLTAKYLRKHYDLYQKNNK is encoded by the coding sequence ATGAAATATCAAGAGCAGCCAACTCAAATTGAAGTACGTGGTGGCCGTGTAAATAATTTGAAAAATATAAATGTCAATATTCCGCTGCATAAGTTTGTTGCTATTTCTGGTCTTAGCGGATCGGGAAAATCAAGCTTGGCGATGGGGATTTTATATGCTGAAGGTGCGCGGCGTTACCTTGATTCGCTAGCGACTTATACCAGACGCCGAATTAGCCAAGTTGGTCGAGCCACCGTTGATGAGGTAAAACATATTCCGTCAGCTTTGGCATTACGGCAAAGGCCGACAATCCCTGGTGTGCGGTCGACGGTTGGCACGGTAACCGAAATTTTTAATATTTTACGGCTGATTTTTTCACGGTTGGGCTCACCAGTTTGTCCTAACGGTCATCGGGTGGCGCCAACAATTAAAATTGCTCAAGCAATGGACCTATCGGGGGATGCAATGGGACAAATAATCTGTCCAACTTGTGGTGTTAAATTTTATGCGTTTAGTGCGGAAGATTTTGCCTTTAATTCTGATGGCGCCTGTACACAATGTCAGGGTTTGGGAACAGTTGAGCAGATTGATGACGACAAGATTATTGCCGATAAAAATTTATCGCTTGAGCAAGGGGCTGTGGCCACATGGCAGATTCCGGGACGTAACTGGATGTGGCGGATTGCACGTGAGCTCGGCGTTCGCACCGATATTCCGTATAAAGAATTAACAGCTAAGGAAAAGCAGATTGTTTTACATGGTGAAGAACGAAAAATCCCAATTGATCTTCCAACTTCAACTGGACGAGTTTATCATTTAGATGCTTTATATGAAAATGCCTATAATGCTGTTGCTAATTCGCGTAAAACTACCAAGTCAGAACGTGGCTTAGAGCGGATTAACGCCTTTTACCGTTTTAGCACCTGTCCACGTTGTCACGGCTCGCGGATTGATCCTAGTCGCTGGACGCAGCTAGTTGCCGGTAAAAATATTGTAGCGGCAGAGCAACTAACTCTGGGTGAGTTGGGTGACTATATGCAAGCGATTTTGACTGAATTACCAGAAGATATGCAGGCGCTAGCTCAAAATTTAACCGGTGAATTGATGCATCAGGTTAAGCCGCTGTTAAAGTTGGGCTTAGATTATTTAAGTTTGGCGCGGCAAGCTAGCACCTTATCAACGGGAGAGTTGCAGCGAATACAGTTGGGCCGGACGCTTAGAACAGAAACGACTGGTGTATTGTACGTTTTAGATGAGCCGTCTGTTGGTCTGCACTCAGATAATGTAGCTGGATTGATTGATGTTTTTCATGAATTAGTTAATCAGGGTAACTCCTTGGTCGTTGTTGATCATGAAACATCAATTATTAACGCAGCCGATTGGATTATTGAAATTGGCCCAGGATCTGGCAGTCAAGGTGGCCAAATTATTGCTCAAGGCACGCCTAATCAGATTAAGCAAAATGAAAATTCACACATTGGCCCTTATCTAACAGGTGACGCACCTTTACAAGTTAGGCTACAGGCTAAGGAAGATACTTTGTTTGCCAAGGGGAAGATTGCTTTTACAGTTACTGATCGCTTTAATCTGCACGATGTTCACGCGCAAATTCCTGTTGGTCGCTTGACCTCAATTACTGGCTTTTCCGGTGCTGGCAAGACAACGATGATTCTTGATTCGCTGTTACCAGCACTTGAGGCGCAAAAAAAGTCTGAGTCTGGTCCAGCTTGGGTCAAAGATTTAGCAGCCAGCGGAATTACGAATGTGATTAGTGTAAATTCTGCGCCAGTTGGTAAAAATCAGCGCTCAACGGTTGCGACGTATACTGATATTATGACGAATTTGCGCAAATTATTCGCTAACCAGCCACTAGCAAAGCAGTTAAAATATAAGGCCACTCATTTTTCTTATAATAATAAAGAAGGTGCCTGTCCAGCCTGTGGTGGGACGGGGGTAATTGCACTTGATATTCAATACTTGCCTGATATGGTGGAAACTTGCTCTGTGTGTGGCGGGCGACGCTATAACTCCAAAGTTTTGCAAGTTAAATGGCAGGGGTTGAGTATTGCGGATGTTTTAGCTCTTTCAGTTGATGATGTACTCAATCAAGGATTATTTGCCAAAGTGCCGGCAATTCAAAAAACAGTCACAACCTTGCACGATATGGGCTTGGGCTATTTGCATTTAGGTGAGTCAACGCCAGCTTTATCAGGTGGTGAAGCGCAGCGGTTAAAACTAACTAGTCACCTGCACCGTAAGCAAAAGGGTAGTCTGTTTGTCTTTGATGAGCCGACAGTTGGTTTACACCCGTATGATGTGCGGACATTGCTAGTGGTTTTGCAAAAATTGTTAGCTCAGCAGGCAACAATTATTACAATTACTCATGACTTAGATGTGATAGCTAATAGTGATTATATGATTGACATGGGACCACGTGGTGGTCAGCAGGGAGGTAAAATAGTTGCCAAAGGTATGCCTGTGGATATTTCCAAAAATTCCACAAGCTTGACTGCAAAATATTTGCGTAAACACTATGATTTATATCAAAAAAATAATAAATAG